A single region of the Maylandia zebra isolate NMK-2024a linkage group LG17, Mzebra_GT3a, whole genome shotgun sequence genome encodes:
- the LOC101480887 gene encoding protein mono-ADP-ribosyltransferase PARP12 isoform X2 — METEILRMICAGQGAVNTEDLVYNLFSGDPTKLSEIICNREKFVSCCPNGQPKVVARTRLRLCRVKDCLGICRGLHLCKNILFSGFCQFTQLRRGCSFSHELTSEHNQRLLREHELESLSREELCTLLLQSDHTVLPDICYDYNNGDGEFGRCQDGDGCRRLHICENYISRECSCWKNHDFNAPQPFKALKVRGVPDTLFQSLKAAYANKQALKLAGVSDHGQRSQRGRGRGGHQLSRGFRGNRGSHSSRPDLHRARSLSNIAANIDGFDLWSSDRLNESDDDNSPTSDITVAATRNRGNHQRFQNARSLSDINAAVNDEAAKGGEWQNNRQRPVRDKTGICMYFIKGHCKHQDRCYKAHDKMPYRWQVQEGHQWTDLPDNETIERDYCDPSNSYSTSPAVHFDTMTCGWNKVRRLSTENSVIEPTFIHTTEWLWYWQDEFGSWNMFASATSGHKTADINSTKLEEKFLANDKDVLEFTAGSHSYSLSFQDMMQTNKHYGTKRLVCRRPRFVSAADVLTKRVRRPLVQTSTPIPETWDKTQIPQTGYSRISLQPSSEEFREVVALFSETMKSCDIINIERIQNKALWEAFQLQKNQMKTKNKGGNVREEKLFHGTDSKFADTICHHNFDWRICGTHGTSYGKGSYFARDARYSHNYTGDTDVRAMFISRVLVGDFTIGSSDYRRPPSKDGGGINFYDSCVNDVMNPSIYVVFEKQQIYPEYLIQYKTTNMFIDGTVPKRVSGSRLAQQSVVVPRHVAVGKPLVLPTAAVVQTPSVVHKLNTILSQTTARHLPSTASSMDSTSGTVNKPTPSTPFPTLSPRELLDFSENVAELVKRFSRSGT, encoded by the exons ATGGAGACGGAAATACTGAGAATGATCTGCGCCGGCCAAGGAGCAGTCAACACGGAGGATTTAGTGTATAATCTGTTTTCCGGAGATCCCACGAAGTTGTCGGAGATCATTTGTAACCGAGAGAAATTTGTTTCCTGTTGTCCAAACGGACAGCCGAAGGTGGTGGCCAGGACCCGCCTGAGACTTTGCAGAGTGAAAGACTGTCTGGGGATATGCAGGGGTCTGCACCTGTGCAAAAACATCCTCTTCAGCGGATTCTGTCAGTTCACTCAGCTCAG GAGGGGCTGCAGCTTCTCCCATGAGCTGACCTCTGAGCATAACCAAAGACTTCTGAGGGAGCATGAGCTGGAGAGCCTGAGCCGAGAGGAGCTGTGcaccctgctgctgcagagtgaCCACACAGTTCTTCCTGAT ATATGCTACGACTACAACAATGGTGATGGAGAGTTCGGCCGGTGTCAGGATGGTGATGGTTGCAGGAGGCTCCACATCTGTGAGAACTACATCAGCCGTGAATGCAGCTGCTGGAAGAACCACGATTTTAATGCTCCACAGCCATTCAAAGCTTTGAAAGTTAGAGGCGTACCTGACACACTCTTTCAGTCCTTGAAGGCTGCTTATGCAAATAAACAGGCTTTGAAGCTGGCTGGAGTCAGTGACCATGGTCAACGAAGTCAGAGAGGCAGAGGGAGAGGTGGCCATCAGCTCAGCAGAGGCTTTAGAGGAAACAGAGGAAGCCACAGCAGCCGCCCAGATCTGCATCGAGCCCGTTCACTTAGTAACATTGCTGCAAACATTGATGGCTTTGACCTGTGGTCCAGCGATAGACTGAATGAAAGTGACGATGACAACTCTCCCACCAGTGACATCACTGTCGCCGCTACCAGGAACAGGGGCAACCATCAGCGTTTTCAAAATGCTCGTTCCTTAAGTGACATTAACGCTGCTGTCAATGATGAAGCTGCTAAAGGTGGAGAATGGCAGAATAATAGACAGAGGCCTGTCAGAG ATAAAACAGGGATCTGCATGTACTTTATCAAAGGTCACTGCAAACATCAAG aTCGATGTTATAAAGCTCATGACAAGATGCCGTACCGATGGCAGGTCCAAGAGGGACACCAGTGGACTGATTTGCCCGATAATGAGACAATTGAGAGAGACTACTGTGACCCCAGTAACTCATACAG CACCAGCCCGGCCGTGCACTTTGACACGATGACCTGTGGATGGAACAAAGTGCGTCGACTCTCGACAGAAAACTCGGTGATTGAGCCGACCTTCATCCACACCACCGAGTGGCTTTGGTACTGGCAGGATGAGTTTGGGAGTTGGAACATGTTTGCATCCGCT ACTAGTGGACATAAAACAGCAGACATCAACAgcacaaagctggaggagaAGTTCCTGGCCAATGATAAAGACGTGTTGGAGTTCACTGCTGGTTCACACTCATATTCACTCAGTTTCCAGG ACATGATGCAGACAAACAAGCATTATGGCACCAAAAGGCTTGTGTGCAGACGACCACGGTTtgtctctgctgcagatgtCCTAACAAAGAGAGTCAG AAGGCCTTTGGTTCAAACTTCCACTCCAATACCAGAAACCTGGGACAAGACACAGATCCCTCAAACAGGATACTCG CGAATCTCACTCCAGCCCAGCTCGGAAGAATTTAGAGAAGTTGTAGCTCTTTTCTCTGAAACCATGAAAAGCTGTGATATCATCAACATTGAGAGGATTCAGAACAAAGCTCTTTGGGAAGCCTTTCAGCT GCAGAAGAATCAGATGAAGACCAAAAACAAAGGAGGAAATGTGAGGGAAGAAAAGCTTTTTCATGGCACTGACTCCAAATTTGCAGACACCATCTGTCACCACAACTTTGACTGGAGAATCTGCGGAACTCACGGAACGTCTTATGGCAAAG GTAGTTACTTTGCCCGTGATGCCAGATACTCCCACAACTACACCGGTGACACTGATGTGAGAGCCATGTTCATCTCACGGGTGCTGGTGGGAGACTTCACCATAGGGTCCTCTGATTATCGCCGACCTCCCTCCAAGGATGGAGGGGGCATAAACTTCTATGACAGCTGTGTGAATGATGTAATGAACCCCTCCATATATGTGGTGTTTGAGAAGCAGCAGATTTACCCCGAGTACCTGATCCAGTACAagaccacaaacatgtttattgatgGCACAGTACCAAAGCGAGTATCAGGGTCGAGACTAGCACAGCAATCTGTGGTGGTACCAAGACACGTGGCAGTAGGGAAACCACTGGTATTACCCACCGCAGCAGTAGTACAGACACCATCGGTAGTACACAAACTAAATACCATCTTAAGTCAAACCACTGCACGGCACCTTCCCAGCACAGCTTCTTCCATGGACTCAACCAGTGGAACAGTCAACAAACCCACACCATCAACTCCATTTCCCACACTATCTCCAAGGGAATTGTTAGacttttctgaaaatgtagctGAGTTAGTAAAAAGATTTTCCAGAAGTGGTACCTGA
- the LOC101480887 gene encoding protein mono-ADP-ribosyltransferase PARP12 isoform X1, with amino-acid sequence METEILRMICAGQGAVNTEDLVYNLFSGDPTKLSEIICNREKFVSCCPNGQPKVVARTRLRLCRVKDCLGICRGLHLCKNILFSGFCQFTQLRRGCSFSHELTSEHNQRLLREHELESLSREELCTLLLQSDHTVLPDICYDYNNGDGEFGRCQDGDGCRRLHICENYISRECSCWKNHDFNAPQPFKALKVRGVPDTLFQSLKAAYANKQALKLAGVSDHGQRSQRGRGRGGHQLSRGFRGNRGSHSSRPDLHRARSLSNIAANIDGFDLWSSDRLNESDDDNSPTSDITVAATRNRGNHQRFQNARSLSDINAAVNDEAAKGGEWQNNRQRPVRDKTGICMYFIKGHCKHQDRCYKAHDKMPYRWQVQEGHQWTDLPDNETIERDYCDPSNSYSSTSPAVHFDTMTCGWNKVRRLSTENSVIEPTFIHTTEWLWYWQDEFGSWNMFASATSGHKTADINSTKLEEKFLANDKDVLEFTAGSHSYSLSFQDMMQTNKHYGTKRLVCRRPRFVSAADVLTKRVRRPLVQTSTPIPETWDKTQIPQTGYSRISLQPSSEEFREVVALFSETMKSCDIINIERIQNKALWEAFQLQKNQMKTKNKGGNVREEKLFHGTDSKFADTICHHNFDWRICGTHGTSYGKGSYFARDARYSHNYTGDTDVRAMFISRVLVGDFTIGSSDYRRPPSKDGGGINFYDSCVNDVMNPSIYVVFEKQQIYPEYLIQYKTTNMFIDGTVPKRVSGSRLAQQSVVVPRHVAVGKPLVLPTAAVVQTPSVVHKLNTILSQTTARHLPSTASSMDSTSGTVNKPTPSTPFPTLSPRELLDFSENVAELVKRFSRSGT; translated from the exons ATGGAGACGGAAATACTGAGAATGATCTGCGCCGGCCAAGGAGCAGTCAACACGGAGGATTTAGTGTATAATCTGTTTTCCGGAGATCCCACGAAGTTGTCGGAGATCATTTGTAACCGAGAGAAATTTGTTTCCTGTTGTCCAAACGGACAGCCGAAGGTGGTGGCCAGGACCCGCCTGAGACTTTGCAGAGTGAAAGACTGTCTGGGGATATGCAGGGGTCTGCACCTGTGCAAAAACATCCTCTTCAGCGGATTCTGTCAGTTCACTCAGCTCAG GAGGGGCTGCAGCTTCTCCCATGAGCTGACCTCTGAGCATAACCAAAGACTTCTGAGGGAGCATGAGCTGGAGAGCCTGAGCCGAGAGGAGCTGTGcaccctgctgctgcagagtgaCCACACAGTTCTTCCTGAT ATATGCTACGACTACAACAATGGTGATGGAGAGTTCGGCCGGTGTCAGGATGGTGATGGTTGCAGGAGGCTCCACATCTGTGAGAACTACATCAGCCGTGAATGCAGCTGCTGGAAGAACCACGATTTTAATGCTCCACAGCCATTCAAAGCTTTGAAAGTTAGAGGCGTACCTGACACACTCTTTCAGTCCTTGAAGGCTGCTTATGCAAATAAACAGGCTTTGAAGCTGGCTGGAGTCAGTGACCATGGTCAACGAAGTCAGAGAGGCAGAGGGAGAGGTGGCCATCAGCTCAGCAGAGGCTTTAGAGGAAACAGAGGAAGCCACAGCAGCCGCCCAGATCTGCATCGAGCCCGTTCACTTAGTAACATTGCTGCAAACATTGATGGCTTTGACCTGTGGTCCAGCGATAGACTGAATGAAAGTGACGATGACAACTCTCCCACCAGTGACATCACTGTCGCCGCTACCAGGAACAGGGGCAACCATCAGCGTTTTCAAAATGCTCGTTCCTTAAGTGACATTAACGCTGCTGTCAATGATGAAGCTGCTAAAGGTGGAGAATGGCAGAATAATAGACAGAGGCCTGTCAGAG ATAAAACAGGGATCTGCATGTACTTTATCAAAGGTCACTGCAAACATCAAG aTCGATGTTATAAAGCTCATGACAAGATGCCGTACCGATGGCAGGTCCAAGAGGGACACCAGTGGACTGATTTGCCCGATAATGAGACAATTGAGAGAGACTACTGTGACCCCAGTAACTCATACAG tagCACCAGCCCGGCCGTGCACTTTGACACGATGACCTGTGGATGGAACAAAGTGCGTCGACTCTCGACAGAAAACTCGGTGATTGAGCCGACCTTCATCCACACCACCGAGTGGCTTTGGTACTGGCAGGATGAGTTTGGGAGTTGGAACATGTTTGCATCCGCT ACTAGTGGACATAAAACAGCAGACATCAACAgcacaaagctggaggagaAGTTCCTGGCCAATGATAAAGACGTGTTGGAGTTCACTGCTGGTTCACACTCATATTCACTCAGTTTCCAGG ACATGATGCAGACAAACAAGCATTATGGCACCAAAAGGCTTGTGTGCAGACGACCACGGTTtgtctctgctgcagatgtCCTAACAAAGAGAGTCAG AAGGCCTTTGGTTCAAACTTCCACTCCAATACCAGAAACCTGGGACAAGACACAGATCCCTCAAACAGGATACTCG CGAATCTCACTCCAGCCCAGCTCGGAAGAATTTAGAGAAGTTGTAGCTCTTTTCTCTGAAACCATGAAAAGCTGTGATATCATCAACATTGAGAGGATTCAGAACAAAGCTCTTTGGGAAGCCTTTCAGCT GCAGAAGAATCAGATGAAGACCAAAAACAAAGGAGGAAATGTGAGGGAAGAAAAGCTTTTTCATGGCACTGACTCCAAATTTGCAGACACCATCTGTCACCACAACTTTGACTGGAGAATCTGCGGAACTCACGGAACGTCTTATGGCAAAG GTAGTTACTTTGCCCGTGATGCCAGATACTCCCACAACTACACCGGTGACACTGATGTGAGAGCCATGTTCATCTCACGGGTGCTGGTGGGAGACTTCACCATAGGGTCCTCTGATTATCGCCGACCTCCCTCCAAGGATGGAGGGGGCATAAACTTCTATGACAGCTGTGTGAATGATGTAATGAACCCCTCCATATATGTGGTGTTTGAGAAGCAGCAGATTTACCCCGAGTACCTGATCCAGTACAagaccacaaacatgtttattgatgGCACAGTACCAAAGCGAGTATCAGGGTCGAGACTAGCACAGCAATCTGTGGTGGTACCAAGACACGTGGCAGTAGGGAAACCACTGGTATTACCCACCGCAGCAGTAGTACAGACACCATCGGTAGTACACAAACTAAATACCATCTTAAGTCAAACCACTGCACGGCACCTTCCCAGCACAGCTTCTTCCATGGACTCAACCAGTGGAACAGTCAACAAACCCACACCATCAACTCCATTTCCCACACTATCTCCAAGGGAATTGTTAGacttttctgaaaatgtagctGAGTTAGTAAAAAGATTTTCCAGAAGTGGTACCTGA